The Candidatus Omnitrophota bacterium genome has a window encoding:
- a CDS encoding SpoIID/LytB domain-containing protein produces the protein MKKISALFLIILLSLSVMGADSQANKKNINPILRVLVIENKDNVLMVIKGGYRIYSIPSDKLLTGGYILHTVVSASDQGIMFGQRDLKFSKIRIVVPESAYIYIDGRAFRGSVDIVRKDNAKLMVINRVPLEEYLYGVLYNEVSHRWPIESIKAQAVTARTFALYQARQNKLQDYDLTNDIYSQVYSGATSERWATTRAVKLTAGKVLAYNGDIFPAYYHATCGGRTEDASSLWNIDLPCLKSVECSYCKESPHYKWTKIVLLKDLEKKLSGGGYKVGSIKKIEVLSRDNSGRADKVEIKDEADVSCILTAKDFRHMLGPNDVRSTNFEVSINGDKLVLKGIGWGHGVGMCQWGAKGQSDKKKKCEQILELYYPGAQITTIDKISGKL, from the coding sequence GTGAAGAAAATATCAGCTTTATTTTTAATAATTTTATTATCCTTGTCGGTTATGGGCGCGGATAGTCAAGCGAATAAAAAAAATATAAACCCCATTTTGCGTGTTCTTGTAATTGAGAACAAAGACAATGTTTTAATGGTAATAAAGGGGGGCTATAGGATATATTCTATTCCTTCAGATAAGCTCTTGACGGGGGGGTACATACTTCACACTGTTGTTAGCGCCAGCGACCAGGGTATTATGTTTGGCCAGCGCGATCTGAAATTTTCAAAGATCAGAATTGTTGTGCCCGAAAGCGCGTACATATATATCGACGGAAGGGCTTTTAGAGGCAGCGTTGATATTGTACGTAAGGACAACGCAAAACTTATGGTGATAAACAGGGTGCCTCTCGAAGAATACCTGTATGGTGTTCTGTATAATGAAGTGTCGCACCGCTGGCCTATAGAATCCATAAAAGCTCAAGCTGTTACCGCGCGTACGTTTGCTCTCTATCAGGCAAGGCAGAATAAGCTGCAGGACTATGATTTAACAAATGATATATACTCTCAGGTGTATAGCGGCGCGACATCCGAGAGATGGGCCACAACCAGGGCGGTAAAGCTTACCGCTGGGAAAGTTCTGGCTTACAACGGCGATATATTTCCGGCCTATTACCACGCAACATGCGGCGGCCGAACAGAGGATGCGTCGAGTTTGTGGAACATAGACTTGCCATGCCTGAAGAGCGTTGAGTGTAGTTATTGCAAAGAGTCCCCTCATTACAAGTGGACAAAAATAGTCCTGCTGAAAGACCTGGAGAAAAAGTTGAGCGGCGGCGGGTATAAAGTGGGGAGTATAAAAAAGATTGAGGTTTTATCAAGAGACAATTCCGGCAGGGCGGATAAGGTGGAAATAAAGGATGAAGCCGATGTATCCTGTATATTGACAGCGAAAGATTTTAGACATATGTTGGGGCCCAATGACGTGCGAAGCACAAATTTCGAGGTCTCTATAAACGGCGACAAACTTGTCTTGAAGGGCATAGGCTGGGGCCACGGTGTCGGGATGTGTCAATGGGGAGCCAAGGGGCAATCTGATAAGAAAAAGAAGTGCGAGCAGATCCTGGAATTATATTATCCCGGCGCCCAGATTACGACCATAGACAAAATCTCCGGTAAGTTGTAG
- a CDS encoding epoxyqueuosine reductase QueH: protein MNILLHICCAPCEIYPVEALRKSGHKIAGLFYNPNIHPYSEYLKRKKEVEKYSKEVSLNVIYAEYDLEGYLEYIIDSESTKSRCPICWWYRMRRVAQLSKENGFEAFTTTLLGSPYQDQEVVKNIGEEVAKEAGLKFYYEDFRTGFKAAHNKAKSKGIYCQNYCGCIFSEKERIEKKGSK from the coding sequence TTGAACATTCTTTTGCACATCTGTTGCGCGCCCTGTGAGATTTATCCGGTGGAAGCCTTAAGAAAAAGCGGCCACAAGATAGCAGGGCTCTTCTACAACCCTAACATACATCCTTACTCGGAATATCTTAAGAGGAAAAAAGAGGTCGAGAAATATTCCAAAGAGGTATCGCTAAATGTTATTTATGCGGAATATGATCTCGAGGGATACCTCGAATATATTATCGATAGCGAGTCTACGAAGAGTAGATGTCCTATCTGCTGGTGGTATAGAATGAGAAGGGTTGCCCAGCTCTCGAAAGAGAATGGCTTCGAAGCGTTTACCACGACTTTGTTGGGTAGTCCATATCAGGATCAAGAAGTCGTAAAGAACATAGGCGAAGAGGTCGCAAAGGAAGCCGGCTTAAAGTTCTATTATGAAGATTTTAGGACAGGTTTTAAGGCTGCGCATAATAAGGCCAAGTCGAAAGGCATCTATTGCCAGAATTACTGCGGTTGTATATTCTCGGAGAAAGAGAGAATAGAGAAGAAGGGAAGTAAGTGA
- the yajC gene encoding preprotein translocase subunit YajC, with protein MSAGQNPLVSLMPIVFIFIIFYFLLIRPQKKAQNEHKNMIASLKKNDEVVTSGGIHGTIVNVKEAAVTLKVDDNVKIDVEKSCIARVRRKASE; from the coding sequence ATGAGCGCAGGACAGAATCCGTTAGTAAGCTTGATGCCGATAGTATTTATTTTTATAATATTCTATTTTCTTCTTATACGCCCTCAAAAAAAGGCGCAGAACGAGCACAAGAATATGATAGCGTCATTGAAAAAGAATGACGAGGTCGTTACCTCGGGAGGTATTCACGGAACGATAGTTAATGTTAAGGAAGCCGCTGTGACGCTTAAGGTAGACGACAACGTTAAGATAGACGTTGAGAAGAGCTGCATAGCCAGAGTAAGAAGAAAGGCGTCGGAGTAA
- the secD gene encoding protein translocase subunit SecD — MNKGLQWKFIGIIAIIVVCVLMILPPFTTKDKDGKIIQKGKINLGLDLQGGMHVVLKVDISKLPVEARKDAVERVIEIIRNRVDQFGVGEMSIQRQGKENIIVQLPGITDRDRALEIIGKTAHLEFKLVSDNAEDIKKAINNEPVEGYELKYQERESGGREPLLIATEASLAGDCIVNAKTDFSSRGFGEPYVSLALNPKGSELFYAITQANVGKRLAIVLDGKVQSAPVIREPIPSGQAQISGNFTVEEANDLSIVLRAGALPAPVLVEEERTVGPLLGADSIRSGLNAAIVGTLLVVGFMILYYRLAGLVANFALVLNVLLILAALSLFKGTLTLPGIAGLILTIGMAVDANVLIYERIREELALGKSLRAAIAAGYHRALSAIVDSNITTIVAAALIFQFGTGPIRGFAVTLTIGLLANLFTAVACTRVVMELMCDQFGLSKLNFMHIFKKTTNFDFIGKRKICYIISTIVIIAGIAIFAIRGDKNYGVDFSGGTLQQFVFNEPVKLDKVRTILKDIGYGSAAIQQYGDPKELIVRTQDDITTKLTGEFRKNMAENPFQILRVETVGPAVGKDLRKNALTSLALGLIGIMLYVMIRFDLKYGLAGIIALLHDVVVAAGALALMQRQFDLTIVAALLTIAGYSINDTVVIYDRIRENLRTVRKGSFSDVVNLSVNQMLGRTILTTGVTMLAVIALLVLGGEVLSNFSLCIFVGFLTGVYSTVYIASPMVISWHSKLVGKR; from the coding sequence ATGAATAAGGGTTTGCAGTGGAAATTTATCGGGATAATAGCCATTATCGTAGTATGCGTTTTGATGATTTTGCCGCCTTTTACAACCAAGGACAAAGACGGTAAAATAATCCAGAAGGGAAAGATAAATCTCGGCTTAGACTTGCAGGGCGGCATGCACGTTGTGCTTAAGGTAGACATCTCTAAACTGCCGGTTGAAGCAAGAAAAGATGCCGTAGAGCGCGTAATAGAAATTATCAGGAACAGGGTAGACCAGTTTGGCGTAGGTGAAATGTCGATACAGAGGCAGGGCAAAGAGAATATAATAGTCCAGCTTCCGGGCATTACAGATAGAGATCGAGCTCTTGAAATTATAGGCAAGACTGCGCATTTGGAATTTAAATTGGTCTCGGATAATGCTGAGGATATAAAGAAAGCTATTAATAATGAGCCTGTAGAGGGATATGAATTAAAATATCAGGAGAGAGAAAGCGGCGGCCGTGAGCCGCTCCTAATAGCAACTGAAGCCTCTTTAGCCGGCGATTGCATTGTCAACGCAAAGACAGATTTTAGCTCAAGAGGTTTTGGAGAGCCTTATGTCTCGTTGGCGCTTAATCCAAAAGGGTCCGAGCTATTTTATGCTATTACTCAAGCCAACGTTGGTAAGAGATTAGCCATAGTGTTGGATGGAAAGGTTCAGTCCGCTCCGGTAATTCGCGAGCCGATACCGTCAGGTCAAGCTCAGATAAGCGGCAATTTTACGGTTGAGGAAGCAAATGACCTTTCGATAGTGTTAAGGGCCGGCGCGTTACCCGCCCCTGTTTTGGTAGAAGAAGAGAGGACCGTCGGGCCGCTTTTGGGAGCGGATTCGATAAGAAGCGGCCTCAACGCGGCCATAGTGGGCACTCTTCTCGTAGTCGGATTCATGATCTTATATTACCGCCTGGCAGGATTAGTAGCAAATTTCGCGCTTGTACTAAACGTTCTTCTTATACTGGCGGCCCTCTCGTTATTTAAGGGAACCCTTACTTTGCCGGGCATAGCAGGTTTGATATTGACCATAGGTATGGCTGTAGACGCGAACGTGCTTATTTATGAGAGGATAAGAGAAGAACTGGCTCTTGGCAAATCGCTTAGAGCGGCAATAGCGGCCGGTTACCACAGAGCGCTCTCCGCGATCGTAGACTCTAACATAACAACGATAGTGGCGGCAGCTCTTATATTCCAATTCGGCACAGGGCCAATTCGAGGTTTTGCGGTCACGCTTACGATAGGGCTATTAGCAAACTTATTTACGGCTGTCGCATGTACCAGGGTTGTCATGGAGCTGATGTGTGACCAGTTCGGACTGTCAAAATTGAATTTCATGCACATATTTAAGAAGACCACCAATTTCGATTTTATAGGAAAGAGAAAAATATGTTACATCATCAGCACCATAGTCATAATAGCCGGCATCGCGATATTCGCGATACGCGGTGACAAAAATTATGGAGTAGATTTTTCCGGAGGGACATTACAGCAATTTGTGTTTAATGAGCCGGTAAAGCTTGATAAGGTAAGGACGATCCTTAAAGATATAGGGTATGGAAGCGCGGCCATTCAGCAGTATGGAGACCCGAAGGAACTGATTGTAAGGACGCAGGACGATATTACAACCAAACTTACCGGAGAGTTTAGAAAAAATATGGCCGAAAATCCGTTCCAGATATTGCGCGTTGAGACGGTCGGGCCGGCAGTCGGAAAGGACTTAAGAAAGAATGCCTTGACGAGTCTTGCCTTGGGCCTTATTGGTATAATGCTTTATGTAATGATAAGGTTTGACCTGAAGTACGGATTGGCCGGCATCATAGCGCTTCTGCATGACGTTGTCGTCGCGGCAGGCGCTCTGGCGCTTATGCAAAGACAGTTTGACCTGACGATAGTCGCCGCGCTTCTTACTATAGCCGGATATTCTATCAACGACACGGTTGTCATATATGACAGGATAAGGGAAAATCTGCGCACTGTAAGGAAGGGCAGTTTCAGCGATGTTGTGAATTTAAGCGTGAACCAGATGCTTGGAAGGACTATCCTTACCACCGGTGTCACTATGCTTGCGGTCATAGCATTACTCGTTTTAGGCGGTGAGGTATTGAGTAACTTTTCCTTGTGTATATTTGTAGGGTTTCTGACCGGAGTCTACTCTACCGTATATATCGCAAGCCCAATGGTAATATCATGGCACTCAAAGCTTGTTGGTAAAAGATAG
- the ruvA gene encoding Holliday junction branch migration protein RuvA has translation MISEISGKIKRKKEFSVILDCNGISYEVLVPPAIMKSIDSAKSPDGNINFITYHYYQMDPSRAMPVLIGFLNEVEKEFFEQFIKVSGVGPKAACKALSLSFSTIADAIDNGDMPLLKTLPGIGEQKAREIIAKLQGKVGKFCLIQDGSAKDLPKVKENIKEEALNVLLQLQYKKNEARDMIENAVKRNTGISSCEEILNEVYKGSKSCRP, from the coding sequence ATGATTTCGGAAATAAGCGGAAAGATAAAAAGGAAAAAAGAGTTCAGTGTTATACTAGACTGTAATGGGATATCTTATGAAGTCCTGGTGCCGCCTGCAATAATGAAATCTATAGACAGCGCGAAGTCTCCCGATGGGAATATAAATTTTATAACTTATCACTACTATCAGATGGATCCGTCGAGGGCGATGCCGGTATTGATAGGCTTTCTTAATGAAGTAGAAAAAGAATTTTTTGAGCAGTTCATAAAGGTGTCGGGGGTCGGGCCGAAGGCAGCCTGCAAAGCTCTTAGTCTGTCATTCTCCACAATAGCTGACGCAATAGACAATGGCGATATGCCACTGCTGAAGACGCTTCCCGGCATAGGCGAGCAGAAAGCCCGTGAAATTATAGCGAAATTGCAGGGCAAGGTCGGAAAATTCTGCCTTATACAGGACGGATCCGCGAAAGACTTACCAAAGGTAAAAGAGAATATAAAAGAAGAGGCGCTAAATGTCTTGCTTCAGCTTCAGTATAAGAAGAACGAAGCAAGGGATATGATAGAGAATGCTGTCAAGCGCAACACCGGCATATCTTCATGTGAAGAGATATTGAATGAGGTCTATAAGGGAAGTAAAAGCTGTAGGCCGTAA
- a CDS encoding crossover junction endodeoxyribonuclease RuvC, giving the protein MRILGIDPGLGTTGYGIIEDNNFASRNCLPGANGNFKIVEAGIIKTAANTPIQARLKKIFEEVSEIIREHKPSVLVLEKIYSHYKHPATAILMGHARSVVCLACGINGVNLINYPSTKIKKIVTGNGHASKQQVQRMVQNTFKLKNPPEPVDVSDALAMAIAYCYINKGPGAGIRGFKCKG; this is encoded by the coding sequence ATGCGGATACTCGGCATTGACCCGGGCCTCGGGACCACAGGTTATGGTATAATCGAGGACAATAATTTCGCTTCGCGGAATTGCCTACCAGGAGCGAATGGCAATTTTAAAATTGTCGAGGCCGGGATTATCAAGACCGCGGCGAATACACCGATACAGGCCAGGTTAAAAAAGATATTCGAAGAGGTCTCGGAAATAATCAGAGAACACAAGCCTTCTGTATTAGTACTGGAAAAGATATATTCTCATTACAAGCATCCTGCCACAGCGATACTTATGGGCCATGCCCGCTCAGTCGTATGTCTTGCTTGCGGTATAAATGGCGTGAACTTAATAAATTATCCTTCCACTAAGATAAAAAAGATCGTGACCGGTAACGGGCATGCTTCAAAACAACAGGTGCAGAGGATGGTTCAGAATACGTTTAAACTAAAGAATCCTCCGGAGCCGGTAGATGTAAGCGATGCGCTCGCCATGGCGATAGCGTATTGTTATATCAACAAAGGACCGGGAGCCGGAATCCGGGGCTTTAAATGCAAGGGCTAA
- the ruvB gene encoding Holliday junction branch migration DNA helicase RuvB, protein MNKKEINKKIAPEGREKLITNQETDEDQILILSLRPSKLSDFVGQGSVIDNLKVSLEAAKKRKEPLEHTLLSGPPGLGKTSLAHIIAHEMGTKITSTSGPAIQRAGDLVGVLTNLEEGDILFIDEIHRLSKTVEEYIYPAMENFEVDVVMDKGAYARTYKFKLKRFTLIGATTRAGLLTAPLRSRFGIFHHLDFYETDDLVKIITRSAKILDIPIDENAAYEIARRSRGSPRVANRLLRRVRDWVQVKRDGKITQDATQEALKSHNIDKVGLDNIDRKVLSIIYESFGGGPAGIEAIAASLNEESDTISDMVEPFLLKIGFLKRTPRGRELTKLAYDHMGFAQKKAKEVQKEMF, encoded by the coding sequence ATGAATAAAAAAGAAATAAATAAAAAAATAGCGCCTGAAGGGAGAGAAAAGCTTATCACTAATCAGGAGACTGACGAGGATCAGATACTGATCCTGTCGTTGCGGCCTTCCAAGCTAAGCGATTTCGTAGGGCAGGGCAGTGTAATAGATAATCTCAAAGTCTCTTTAGAGGCCGCTAAGAAGAGGAAGGAGCCTTTAGAGCACACTCTTTTGTCCGGCCCCCCGGGGCTTGGCAAGACATCCTTAGCGCATATTATCGCGCATGAGATGGGCACAAAGATCACTTCTACAAGTGGCCCCGCCATACAGCGCGCCGGAGACTTGGTCGGGGTTCTGACGAATCTGGAAGAAGGGGACATCCTTTTTATCGATGAGATACACAGGCTTTCCAAGACCGTTGAGGAATATATATATCCTGCCATGGAAAATTTTGAAGTAGATGTTGTTATGGATAAGGGCGCGTATGCGAGGACCTATAAGTTTAAACTCAAGCGTTTTACTTTGATAGGCGCAACGACGCGCGCGGGATTGCTTACGGCGCCTTTAAGGTCAAGGTTTGGAATATTCCACCATCTCGATTTTTATGAAACCGATGATCTGGTAAAGATTATAACCCGTTCGGCAAAGATATTGGATATACCTATAGACGAAAACGCGGCGTATGAAATAGCCAGGCGCTCGAGGGGCTCCCCCAGAGTCGCCAATAGGCTGCTTCGGCGCGTGAGGGACTGGGTGCAGGTAAAGCGCGACGGTAAAATAACCCAAGACGCTACCCAGGAGGCGCTGAAGAGCCATAATATAGATAAGGTGGGCCTTGATAATATAGACAGAAAAGTCTTGAGCATAATATATGAATCATTCGGCGGCGGCCCTGCCGGGATAGAGGCCATAGCGGCATCACTAAACGAGGAAAGCGACACTATATCCGATATGGTTGAGCCGTTTCTGCTCAAAATAGGATTTTTAAAACGCACACCACGAGGCAGAGAGCTCACGAAGCTGGCTTATGACCATATGGGTTTCGCGCAAAAAAAGGCTAAAGAAGTTCAAAAGGAGATGTTTTGA
- the tgt gene encoding tRNA guanosine(34) transglycosylase Tgt, with the protein MFRLLHKDKNSKARLGKLKTAHGEVNTPVFMPVGTQASVKALSNDEVKVCGAEIILGNAYHLFLRPGLDIIKKAGGLHKFMSWEKPILTDSGGYQVFSLAVLRKINEEGAEFSSHIDGAKHFITPEKVVDIQKTLGSDIMMVFDECVHYPAARDYVEQSLELTTKWAKRSKEYFKAQENEKGQLLFGIVQGSTYIDLRKKAVDQLLEIGFDGYAIGGVSVGEPNELIHEISSYTASLLPEDKARYLMGMGTPTDILRAISEGVDMFDCVVPTRNGRNGQAFTFKGELQLRNAEYKEDFTPIDRDCGCMACKNYTRAYIRHLFNTQELLGLRLVSLHNIHFYVKLIELSRGAIKDNRFDSFRKEFVNNYIKKSAGQQAGKVKR; encoded by the coding sequence ATGTTTAGATTACTTCATAAAGATAAAAATTCGAAGGCACGGCTGGGGAAGCTGAAGACGGCACATGGAGAAGTCAATACGCCCGTATTTATGCCAGTCGGAACACAGGCATCCGTAAAAGCCCTGTCGAACGATGAGGTCAAAGTTTGCGGGGCTGAAATAATACTCGGCAACGCGTACCATCTATTTTTAAGGCCGGGGCTCGATATTATAAAAAAGGCCGGCGGCCTCCATAAATTCATGAGTTGGGAGAAGCCCATACTTACCGATAGCGGCGGATACCAGGTCTTTAGCCTCGCCGTATTGCGAAAGATAAATGAGGAAGGCGCGGAGTTTTCGTCACATATAGACGGCGCTAAACATTTTATCACTCCGGAAAAAGTTGTCGACATACAGAAGACGCTCGGAAGCGATATAATGATGGTATTTGATGAATGTGTGCATTATCCTGCGGCGCGGGATTATGTCGAACAGTCTTTAGAACTGACGACTAAATGGGCTAAGAGATCCAAGGAGTATTTTAAGGCCCAGGAGAATGAAAAAGGGCAGCTGCTTTTTGGAATTGTGCAGGGAAGTACCTATATAGATCTGCGCAAGAAGGCCGTAGATCAGTTGTTGGAAATAGGATTTGACGGCTATGCTATTGGTGGCGTAAGCGTAGGCGAGCCTAATGAGCTTATACATGAGATCAGCTCGTATACCGCTTCACTATTACCCGAGGATAAAGCTCGTTATCTTATGGGAATGGGCACGCCTACCGACATATTGCGGGCGATATCGGAAGGCGTCGATATGTTTGACTGTGTAGTGCCTACAAGAAATGGAAGGAATGGCCAGGCCTTCACATTTAAAGGCGAGCTACAGCTTCGCAATGCTGAATACAAAGAAGATTTTACGCCCATTGACAGAGATTGCGGATGTATGGCCTGCAAAAATTATACCAGAGCATATATAAGGCATTTATTCAATACGCAGGAACTGCTGGGTCTAAGGCTGGTATCATTGCATAATATACATTTTTATGTTAAACTTATAGAATTATCGCGGGGTGCGATTAAGGACAACAGATTCGATAGTTTTAGAAAAGAATTTGTGAACAACTACATAAAAAAGTCTGCAGGACAGCAGGCGGGAAAGGTGAAAAGATGA
- the queA gene encoding tRNA preQ1(34) S-adenosylmethionine ribosyltransferase-isomerase QueA, which yields MKLSEFDYILPKELIAQHPLKERAKCRLMVLDRAKKSIEHKKFEDIAGYFNSGDLLTLNDTKVIPARLFGRRKTGGKVELFLLEKKNPVCRVLLRPSGRLKEGEKVTLESGAEAEILNRTEVGRLVKFNRPIDEILESGHMPLPPYIDRIDGPDDRGSYQTIYAAKEGATASPTAGLHFTKEVLDQLAASGVRLSYVTLHTNYGTFAPVKTEDVESHKMHREYFSIPSCAIEAVRAAKKIGGKVFAVGTTSARSLEYWAKEGKAEGDNDLFIYPGFKFNIVDHLITNFHLPKSTLMLLVSAFAGKDFIFEAYRQAIEKRYRFFSYGDAMLIL from the coding sequence ATGAAATTATCCGAATTTGATTATATCCTGCCAAAAGAACTGATCGCGCAGCATCCCCTCAAAGAACGGGCGAAGTGCAGGCTAATGGTGTTGGACAGAGCTAAAAAATCCATCGAGCATAAAAAATTCGAAGATATTGCCGGCTACTTTAATAGCGGAGATCTTCTAACGCTTAATGATACCAAGGTCATACCTGCGCGACTATTTGGCAGGCGTAAGACAGGCGGTAAGGTCGAGCTGTTCCTGCTGGAAAAGAAGAACCCGGTATGCAGGGTGCTGTTGAGGCCTTCAGGGAGGCTTAAGGAAGGCGAAAAGGTAACTCTGGAATCGGGCGCCGAAGCCGAAATTTTAAACAGGACAGAAGTGGGCAGGCTTGTTAAGTTTAATCGGCCTATTGATGAGATACTGGAGTCGGGCCATATGCCGCTGCCTCCGTACATAGATAGGATTGACGGTCCGGACGATAGGGGTTCGTATCAGACTATATATGCCGCCAAAGAGGGCGCTACGGCAAGTCCAACAGCGGGGCTCCACTTCACGAAAGAGGTATTAGATCAGTTGGCGGCCAGCGGAGTGCGATTGTCGTATGTAACCTTACATACAAATTATGGCACCTTTGCTCCGGTCAAGACAGAAGATGTGGAGAGTCATAAGATGCATAGGGAATATTTTAGTATACCATCATGTGCTATAGAAGCGGTCAGAGCTGCGAAAAAAATTGGCGGAAAAGTTTTTGCTGTCGGTACAACATCCGCGAGAAGTCTCGAATATTGGGCTAAGGAAGGTAAGGCTGAAGGGGATAATGATCTATTCATCTATCCAGGCTTCAAGTTTAATATCGTCGATCATCTTATTACTAATTTTCATCTCCCAAAATCGACGCTCATGTTGCTTGTGAGTGCGTTTGCGGGAAAGGATTTTATATTCGAGGCATACAGGCAGGCAATTGAAAAACGTTACAGGTTTTTTAGTTATGGCGACGCGATGTTGATATTGTAG